Proteins encoded in a region of the Cytobacillus pseudoceanisediminis genome:
- a CDS encoding TraR/DksA C4-type zinc finger protein, whose translation MESQLQGNKEGSLEGASARDTVGELSLYDNHPADMGSELYEREKDFALEEHHDSELNKVNAALQAIEDGSYGKCKECGSEIPYDRLEVIPATLYCKEHSPEQNVPGDRPVEEDVLEPAHGNTFQHHQFREVVDNEDSFQEVARFGTSETPSDLRGDYEDYNSLYNEGHDDEGFTEDYETFIGNDLEGKGRKVYPSKKQEEYEAMLDENDIEAPFGDVPYHQTDGYVDEDKD comes from the coding sequence CTGGAATCCCAGCTTCAAGGCAATAAAGAAGGAAGTCTGGAAGGTGCGAGTGCCAGAGACACAGTAGGAGAGCTATCCCTTTATGACAACCATCCAGCCGATATGGGTTCTGAACTTTATGAGCGTGAAAAGGATTTTGCTTTAGAAGAACATCATGACTCTGAACTGAATAAAGTAAATGCAGCACTGCAGGCAATTGAAGATGGTTCATACGGCAAATGCAAAGAGTGCGGTTCCGAAATTCCATATGATCGGCTTGAAGTGATTCCAGCAACCCTTTACTGCAAGGAACATAGTCCAGAGCAAAACGTGCCCGGGGACCGTCCTGTTGAAGAAGATGTGCTTGAACCTGCACACGGGAATACCTTTCAGCATCATCAATTTAGAGAAGTTGTGGATAACGAAGACAGCTTCCAGGAAGTTGCCCGTTTTGGCACTTCTGAGACACCCTCTGACTTAAGAGGCGACTATGAAGATTATAATTCTCTTTATAATGAAGGGCATGATGATGAAGGGTTTACAGAAGATTATGAGACGTTTATCGGAAATGACCTTGAAGGCAAGGGGAGAAAAGTGTATCCTTCCAAGAAACAGGAAGAGTATGAAGCGATGCTGGATGAAAATGATATC
- a CDS encoding 1,4-dihydroxy-2-naphthoate polyprenyltransferase, giving the protein MQPQAQTNFPPASNSKNWRVWWQLTRPHTLTAAFVPVLLGTALAMELTEINFGLFFAMLAASLLIQAATNMFNEYYDFKRGLDTEDSVGIGGAIVREGIKPKTVLNLAFGLYGISILLGFYICMNTSWWIAAIGLASMAVGYLYTGGPLPIAYTPFGELFAGFFMGMLIILISFYIQAGTVTATSVLVSFPILILVGAILLANNIRDLDGDKEFGRKTLAILLGKKGAIKLLAAMFIVSYAWVFILIAMNIITPWLAIVVLSAPKAIKATKGFIGKTLPMQMMPAMKATAQTNTIFGFLLSVGLFIGYLL; this is encoded by the coding sequence ATGCAACCACAAGCACAGACCAATTTTCCGCCTGCTTCCAACTCAAAGAACTGGAGGGTCTGGTGGCAGCTGACCAGGCCACATACTCTTACCGCTGCCTTTGTGCCGGTTCTGCTTGGAACAGCTCTTGCTATGGAACTTACTGAAATAAATTTTGGCCTGTTTTTTGCTATGCTGGCAGCAAGCTTGCTGATTCAGGCTGCCACTAATATGTTTAACGAATACTACGACTTCAAAAGAGGGCTTGATACGGAAGACTCTGTCGGAATTGGCGGGGCTATTGTACGGGAAGGAATCAAACCAAAAACGGTTCTGAACCTTGCTTTTGGCCTGTATGGGATTTCGATATTGCTTGGATTCTATATTTGCATGAACACAAGCTGGTGGATTGCAGCAATTGGACTGGCCTCCATGGCAGTAGGATATTTATATACAGGCGGTCCGCTTCCGATAGCGTACACACCATTTGGTGAATTATTTGCAGGTTTTTTCATGGGCATGCTGATCATCCTAATTTCTTTTTACATTCAGGCAGGAACCGTAACTGCAACAAGTGTTTTAGTTTCCTTCCCTATTTTGATTCTTGTTGGCGCCATTCTGCTGGCCAATAATATCAGAGACCTGGACGGCGACAAGGAATTCGGCCGCAAAACATTGGCAATTCTTTTAGGGAAAAAAGGAGCAATTAAGCTGCTTGCCGCAATGTTCATCGTTTCGTATGCATGGGTTTTCATATTGATTGCCATGAACATCATAACACCATGGCTTGCAATTGTTGTTCTAAGTGCGCCCAAGGCCATTAAAGCAACGAAAGGCTTCATCGGAAAAACACTGCCTATGCAAATGATGCCTGCGATGAAAGCCACTGCCCAGACAAATACAATCTTTGGCTTTCTTTTATCAGTAGGCTTGTTTATCGGATATCTTTTATAA
- a CDS encoding isochorismate synthase, with amino-acid sequence MVTIQDTELKEGIQEAIERAKSLSKPVLVSEVQKINHIDPLSFYAAGKSRFFGERFFWKDPSGETYIIGLGICKQIQSDQSTGRFNHVEKEWKRFINNSIIFNPYDKNATGPVMFGGFSFDPLKRKTKLWSKYSDSLFHVPTYMYSEMNGQAFLTTNVVCTQHDGDSLFEKIVAERGMIMASISDYHPENANTLQEEADINPEKWMETVDAVVDELKSGSLKKVVLARESRLIYDKPIEIERVLWNLMEMQRESFIFAFESNGDCFIGASPERLIKKYGENVFTTCLAGSIPRGKTAEDDHILGDALLHDQKNLTEHQYVVDMIKEAMEESCSEVELPDEPQLMKMRDIQHLYTPVIGKTKGDASLLALVDRLHPTPALGGLPKREAVEKIREVEELDRGFYAAPLGWMDFRGNGEYAVTIRSGLIQGNEASLFAGCGVVQDSNAESEYQETKIKFRPMLTALGGYEK; translated from the coding sequence TTGGTTACGATACAAGATACGGAACTAAAAGAAGGGATCCAAGAGGCAATTGAGAGGGCCAAATCCTTGTCAAAGCCTGTTTTAGTGAGCGAAGTTCAAAAAATAAATCATATAGACCCCCTTTCTTTTTATGCGGCAGGAAAGAGCCGTTTTTTTGGTGAACGCTTTTTCTGGAAGGATCCTTCTGGTGAAACTTATATAATCGGGCTTGGGATTTGCAAGCAAATTCAGTCAGATCAAAGTACCGGCAGATTTAATCATGTTGAAAAGGAATGGAAGCGTTTTATTAATAACAGCATTATTTTTAACCCTTATGATAAAAATGCTACAGGGCCCGTGATGTTTGGCGGTTTTTCTTTCGATCCTCTAAAGAGGAAAACAAAGCTTTGGTCGAAGTATTCTGATTCCCTTTTTCATGTGCCGACTTATATGTATAGTGAAATGAATGGACAGGCCTTTTTGACAACAAATGTTGTCTGCACTCAGCATGACGGTGATTCTCTTTTTGAAAAGATAGTGGCCGAACGAGGCATGATAATGGCTTCAATCAGCGATTATCATCCTGAGAATGCAAACACTCTTCAGGAAGAAGCAGATATAAATCCGGAAAAATGGATGGAGACAGTAGATGCGGTTGTGGATGAACTTAAATCAGGATCTTTAAAAAAGGTTGTGCTTGCCCGGGAGTCCAGGCTCATCTATGATAAGCCGATCGAGATTGAAAGAGTTCTCTGGAATCTTATGGAGATGCAAAGGGAAAGCTTTATTTTTGCTTTTGAATCGAACGGTGACTGCTTTATTGGAGCCTCTCCTGAACGGCTTATAAAGAAATATGGAGAAAATGTTTTTACAACCTGTCTGGCAGGTTCCATCCCAAGAGGGAAAACAGCAGAAGATGATCATATCCTTGGCGATGCTTTATTGCATGATCAGAAAAATTTAACCGAACATCAATATGTGGTTGATATGATTAAGGAAGCAATGGAGGAATCCTGCTCAGAAGTTGAACTGCCGGATGAGCCGCAGCTGATGAAGATGAGAGATATACAGCACCTTTATACTCCTGTAATAGGTAAAACCAAGGGAGATGCTTCCCTTCTTGCTTTAGTTGACCGTCTGCATCCGACTCCTGCTCTTGGAGGCCTGCCTAAGAGAGAAGCAGTGGAAAAAATAAGAGAAGTAGAAGAACTGGATCGGGGCTTTTATGCTGCTCCATTAGGATGGATGGACTTCAGGGGAAATGGCGAATATGCTGTTACAATCAGATCTGGTCTTATTCAGGGAAATGAAGCATCCTTATTCGCAGGCTGCGGAGTGGTGCAGGATTCAAATGCCGAAAGCGAGTATCAGGAAACAAAAATTAAATTCCGGCCAATGCTTACGGCTCTTGGGGGTTATGAAAAGTGA
- the menH gene encoding 2-succinyl-6-hydroxy-2,4-cyclohexadiene-1-carboxylate synthase has product MKYVINGVRYHVDTWGTGFPLLLLHGFTGNSEGWKEFAPFWKDHSKTIALDIIGHGKSGSPPDIGQYQIEESAAVINSLLEKMGIGKIDVLGYSMGGRLALTFAVNYPEKVRKLILESASPGLRTEAERHERRIQDKKLSEKIRQEGIKNFIDYWENIPLFQSQKSLPEKIRTRIRCQRLANSIDGLANSLNGMGTGVQPSWWDELAHLEMPVLLITGNLDQKFCRIAEEMSKILPNVKWKTAEDAGHAIHVEKPELFGTIVSGFLSQTGENNTNGSKD; this is encoded by the coding sequence ATGAAATATGTCATTAATGGAGTCCGATATCATGTCGATACATGGGGAACTGGATTTCCACTTCTGCTTCTCCATGGCTTCACAGGAAATAGTGAAGGGTGGAAAGAGTTCGCTCCCTTCTGGAAGGATCATTCGAAGACAATAGCTTTGGATATCATCGGCCATGGAAAGTCTGGATCACCACCTGATATTGGTCAATATCAAATAGAAGAGTCTGCCGCAGTGATTAACAGTCTATTAGAAAAGATGGGAATCGGGAAGATTGATGTTCTTGGATATTCTATGGGAGGGCGCCTTGCGCTAACTTTTGCGGTCAATTATCCTGAAAAGGTCCGCAAGCTGATTTTGGAAAGTGCATCTCCAGGTCTTAGGACGGAAGCGGAAAGGCATGAAAGAAGGATTCAGGATAAAAAATTGTCTGAAAAGATTCGGCAGGAAGGCATTAAGAATTTTATTGACTATTGGGAGAACATCCCTTTATTTCAAAGCCAAAAAAGTCTTCCGGAAAAAATTCGAACCAGAATAAGATGCCAGCGTTTGGCCAATTCCATTGATGGCCTGGCAAACAGCCTGAACGGCATGGGCACTGGGGTGCAGCCATCCTGGTGGGATGAGCTTGCTCATCTCGAAATGCCAGTCCTTCTAATTACCGGAAACCTGGATCAAAAATTCTGCAGAATTGCGGAAGAAATGTCAAAAATTTTGCCAAATGTCAAGTGGAAGACCGCTGAAGATGCAGGACATGCAATTCATGTGGAGAAACCTGAATTATTTGGTACAATAGTAAGTGGGTTTTTGTCGCAGACAGGGGAGAATAATACAAATGGCAGTAAAGATTGA
- the menB gene encoding 1,4-dihydroxy-2-naphthoyl-CoA synthase, translating to MSAVEWIAGKQYEEIIYETYNGIAKITINRPQVHNAFTPRTVMELIDAFAYARDDENVGVIVLTGAGDKAFCSGGDQSVRGHGGYVGDDQIPRLNVLDLQRLIRVIPKPVIAMVKGYAIGGGHVLHIVCDLTIAADNAVFGQTGPKVGSFDAGYGSGYLARIVGHKKAREIWYLCRQYGAQEALDMGLVNTVVPLEKVEEETIKWCEEILEKSPTAIRFLKAAFNADTDGLAGIQQFAGDATLLYYTTDEAKEGRDAFKEKRKPDFGQFPRFP from the coding sequence ATGTCAGCTGTTGAATGGATTGCAGGAAAACAGTACGAAGAAATCATTTATGAAACATACAATGGAATTGCGAAAATTACGATTAACAGACCGCAAGTCCACAATGCCTTTACTCCAAGAACGGTAATGGAATTAATTGATGCTTTTGCGTACGCACGTGATGATGAAAATGTAGGTGTTATTGTCCTGACGGGTGCCGGAGATAAAGCATTTTGTTCAGGCGGGGATCAATCTGTCAGAGGACATGGCGGATATGTAGGTGACGACCAGATCCCTCGTTTAAATGTACTGGATCTGCAGCGCCTGATCCGTGTTATTCCTAAGCCGGTTATTGCAATGGTAAAAGGCTATGCGATTGGGGGAGGACATGTCCTTCATATCGTATGTGATTTAACGATTGCAGCAGATAACGCTGTATTCGGACAAACAGGCCCTAAAGTAGGCAGCTTTGATGCAGGTTATGGTTCAGGATATCTTGCTAGAATCGTCGGCCATAAGAAAGCACGCGAAATTTGGTATCTGTGCCGCCAGTACGGCGCTCAGGAAGCTTTGGATATGGGGCTTGTCAATACTGTGGTGCCGCTTGAGAAAGTGGAAGAAGAAACAATTAAGTGGTGTGAAGAAATACTGGAGAAGAGCCCGACGGCTATCCGCTTCTTGAAGGCTGCCTTCAATGCCGATACTGATGGGCTTGCAGGAATCCAGCAATTCGCCGGAGATGCAACACTTCTATACTATACAACAGATGAAGCGAAAGAAGGCCGTGACGCATTTAAAGAAAAGCGCAAGCCAGACTTCGGCCAATTCCCGCGTTTCCCTTGA
- a CDS encoding o-succinylbenzoate--CoA ligase, with product MEAQIVPNFLQQRTFLTPDRPALSFLGKTYTFSEVYERTYTIAGQLQAAGCMRGQFVGVLLRNHEDTVFILLALQLLDVKAVILNNRLTAEELIWQMNDSKSAFLLTENTFNEVSQKVVNSLGEISAIYKEDLFRRDPDEPSVVEEISLDEVCTIMYTSGTTGNPKGVLQTYGNHWWSAVGSALNLGLNENDSWLCAVPIFHISGYSILMRSIIYGMKMVLFESFHEEKAIEAISIEKVTIMSVVSTMLTRVADALKGEKLPEYFRCMLLGGGPAAKSLLEDCREKGIPVYQTYGMTETSSQIVTLAPEYSLSKLGSAGKPLFPSQLKVADPNGKHADPGEAGEILVKGPNVTKGYLNRKEETAEKLKGGWLSTGDIGYVDKEGFLYVLDRRSDLIISGGENIYPAEVEGVLVSHAQISDAGVIGMKDDVWGEVPVAFIAGDENLDEKEVMKYCFEKLAKYKAPKKLIIINEIPRNASKKILRRKLRELLEESGN from the coding sequence ATGGAAGCGCAAATAGTACCGAATTTTCTTCAACAGCGAACTTTTTTAACCCCCGATCGCCCTGCCCTTTCCTTTTTGGGGAAAACCTATACATTTTCTGAAGTATACGAGCGTACATACACAATAGCAGGGCAGCTCCAGGCAGCTGGATGCATGAGAGGACAGTTTGTAGGTGTCCTTCTCCGAAATCATGAGGACACTGTTTTTATTCTTTTGGCCCTGCAGCTGCTCGATGTAAAAGCCGTCATATTAAATAACAGGCTGACTGCTGAGGAATTGATTTGGCAAATGAATGATTCGAAGTCCGCTTTCCTTTTAACTGAGAATACTTTTAATGAAGTTAGCCAAAAGGTTGTAAACTCCTTAGGAGAAATTTCGGCAATCTATAAAGAAGATTTATTCAGGAGAGATCCTGATGAGCCGTCAGTAGTAGAAGAAATAAGTCTTGATGAGGTTTGTACCATCATGTATACATCCGGTACAACCGGCAATCCAAAAGGTGTACTGCAAACCTACGGAAATCATTGGTGGAGTGCAGTGGGGTCTGCATTGAATTTAGGGTTGAATGAAAACGACAGCTGGCTGTGTGCTGTCCCGATTTTTCATATTAGCGGCTATTCCATTTTAATGCGGAGCATTATCTACGGCATGAAAATGGTTCTTTTTGAATCTTTCCATGAAGAGAAAGCCATTGAGGCCATTTCCATCGAAAAAGTGACAATCATGTCTGTTGTAAGTACGATGCTGACCAGGGTAGCAGATGCACTTAAAGGTGAAAAGCTGCCGGAGTATTTCAGATGTATGTTATTAGGGGGAGGACCCGCAGCAAAATCTCTTCTTGAAGATTGCAGAGAGAAGGGAATTCCTGTATACCAGACTTACGGAATGACAGAAACTTCGTCCCAGATCGTGACACTGGCTCCGGAATACAGTCTCAGCAAATTGGGTTCGGCCGGTAAACCTTTATTCCCTTCCCAGCTGAAAGTTGCTGATCCAAATGGGAAGCATGCTGATCCCGGAGAAGCGGGCGAAATTCTTGTAAAAGGTCCAAATGTGACAAAAGGGTATTTAAACCGAAAAGAGGAAACAGCAGAAAAACTAAAGGGTGGCTGGCTTTCAACTGGAGATATTGGATATGTGGATAAAGAAGGATTCTTATATGTGCTTGATCGGCGGTCAGATTTAATCATTTCAGGCGGTGAAAATATCTATCCGGCTGAAGTCGAGGGTGTGCTTGTTTCACACGCCCAAATATCGGATGCAGGGGTTATCGGCATGAAGGACGATGTTTGGGGTGAGGTGCCTGTAGCCTTTATCGCTGGAGACGAGAATCTGGATGAAAAAGAAGTGATGAAGTACTGCTTTGAGAAGCTGGCAAAGTATAAAGCACCTAAAAAACTCATCATCATTAATGAAATCCCTAGGAACGCTTCAAAAAAGATATTAAGAAGAAAGCTTCGGGAACTGCTTGAGGAAAGCGGGAATTAG
- the menC gene encoding o-succinylbenzoate synthase produces MDIKTITLYKIKMPLKTPFSTHLGTVKDREGIIIEVIDQEGRKGYGEGVAFSSPWYTEETVETSYHMLKEFLIPIMRNADIKHPSEAGRVFDAFRRNQMAKAALETALWDLAAKKEDISLSKYIGGQRELIPSGVVVGAKTKEEVRRQIEYYLESGYQRVKVKISPANDYEFISEIRRFYPDLPIMADANSAYSLDDIEHLKRLDDFGLLMIEQPLEYDDIVDHAKLQKELKTPICLDESIVTFNDARRAVELGSCKVINIKIGRVGGLGTAKKIHDYCLDKGIQVWCGGMLEFGISRAHNIALASMEGFSIPGDISASGRYWEEDIILPEVTVENGMIKVPDKPGIGYEINEKRLNEVSTSKDSIAL; encoded by the coding sequence ATGGATATCAAGACAATTACTTTATATAAAATCAAGATGCCTTTGAAAACACCTTTTTCCACGCATTTAGGGACAGTGAAGGATAGAGAGGGAATTATTATTGAGGTAATCGATCAAGAAGGACGGAAAGGCTACGGTGAAGGAGTCGCTTTTTCTTCACCCTGGTATACGGAGGAAACGGTTGAAACGAGCTATCATATGCTAAAAGAATTCCTTATCCCAATAATGCGTAATGCGGATATAAAGCATCCTTCAGAAGCGGGCCGCGTTTTTGACGCTTTCAGAAGGAATCAAATGGCGAAAGCGGCACTTGAAACGGCTTTATGGGACTTGGCAGCCAAAAAAGAAGATATTTCTCTATCAAAATATATAGGAGGCCAGCGGGAATTGATTCCATCCGGCGTGGTTGTTGGCGCTAAAACAAAGGAAGAAGTAAGAAGGCAAATTGAATACTATCTGGAGAGCGGCTATCAAAGGGTAAAAGTAAAGATCAGCCCGGCGAACGATTATGAATTTATTTCAGAGATCCGCCGCTTTTACCCTGATCTGCCAATCATGGCAGATGCAAATTCAGCTTACTCATTGGACGATATAGAACATTTAAAAAGGCTTGATGATTTTGGGCTGCTGATGATTGAACAGCCGCTGGAATATGATGATATTGTTGATCATGCAAAGCTTCAGAAAGAACTGAAAACACCAATTTGCCTGGATGAGAGTATTGTCACCTTTAATGATGCCAGGAGAGCTGTCGAGCTGGGAAGCTGTAAAGTCATCAATATTAAGATTGGCCGGGTTGGAGGTCTGGGAACAGCAAAGAAGATTCATGATTATTGTCTGGATAAAGGGATCCAAGTCTGGTGTGGAGGCATGCTGGAGTTTGGAATCTCCCGTGCACATAATATTGCTCTTGCCTCCATGGAGGGCTTTTCCATTCCTGGAGATATCTCAGCCTCGGGCAGGTATTGGGAAGAAGACATCATTCTGCCCGAAGTCACCGTGGAAAACGGGATGATAAAAGTTCCTGATAAACCGGGAATCGGTTATGAAATTAATGAAAAAAGGCTGAATGAAGTTTCCACCTCTAAAGATAGCATTGCTTTATAA
- a CDS encoding DUF1540 domain-containing protein, with amino-acid sequence MAKDVLCEVNNCAFWKNGNRCSADQIYVVSHTGETADNSKETDCKTFEPHDL; translated from the coding sequence ATGGCAAAAGACGTTTTATGTGAAGTTAACAACTGCGCTTTCTGGAAAAATGGGAACCGATGCAGTGCAGACCAAATATACGTAGTCAGCCATACTGGAGAAACCGCAGACAACAGCAAAGAAACAGACTGCAAAACGTTTGAGCCTCATGACCTTTAA
- a CDS encoding cytochrome d ubiquinol oxidase subunit II — MAEELLAITVLWGFVFIYAVMATMDFGAGFWSMIYFNLPKIKAANVANRYLSPTWEVTNTFIVAIVVAVYSLFPTAAYTLGTVLLIPGSIILLLLAIRSAFLVFSNIAEEYRKPLTYISGLSGILIPGLLISVLPITHGDFVEFTDGRQSLDLAHLFTSPNEYAFIGFAISSTLFLSSLLLADYSKASEEMEAYSVYRRDAIMLGPVSIIMAFLIMFTLKREAFWIYEKMIDDLPLLLLSLGLFLIGGLALFLPSVNKKGVRGIPRLAVISITLQYLAASYVYGKAHLPYIVYPEVTIASAFTDPSSFRAIFATYIAGFLILFPGFIYFWSLFMNDKRYLRQKQTKDPA; from the coding sequence ATGGCTGAAGAATTACTTGCCATCACAGTGTTATGGGGATTCGTCTTCATATATGCGGTAATGGCAACAATGGATTTCGGCGCAGGCTTCTGGTCCATGATTTACTTCAATCTGCCCAAAATAAAGGCGGCAAATGTGGCGAATCGTTATTTGTCTCCTACCTGGGAAGTGACAAACACCTTTATCGTCGCAATTGTAGTGGCAGTCTATAGCCTTTTTCCAACTGCAGCCTATACACTGGGAACTGTACTTCTAATACCAGGCAGCATCATATTGCTATTACTTGCGATCCGAAGTGCATTCCTCGTGTTTTCCAACATTGCGGAAGAATACAGGAAGCCGCTCACCTATATTTCAGGCCTATCCGGAATCCTTATCCCCGGATTGCTGATTAGCGTTTTGCCCATCACCCATGGAGATTTTGTTGAATTTACTGATGGCAGGCAATCTCTGGACCTTGCGCATCTTTTTACTAGCCCGAATGAATATGCTTTTATTGGTTTTGCCATCAGCAGCACACTGTTTTTGTCTTCCCTTCTACTCGCTGACTACTCAAAAGCCTCGGAAGAGATGGAAGCTTACTCAGTGTACCGCAGGGATGCAATCATGCTTGGACCGGTTTCAATCATAATGGCATTTCTTATTATGTTTACTTTAAAAAGGGAAGCATTTTGGATTTATGAAAAGATGATCGATGATTTGCCTTTGCTTTTGCTGTCTCTTGGATTGTTTCTAATAGGAGGACTGGCACTGTTCCTTCCGTCCGTAAACAAAAAAGGAGTTAGGGGAATTCCCAGATTGGCGGTTATTTCCATAACCCTCCAATACCTTGCTGCCAGCTATGTATATGGAAAAGCTCATCTGCCCTATATTGTATACCCTGAAGTGACTATTGCTTCTGCGTTTACAGATCCGAGCTCATTCCGGGCCATATTTGCCACCTATATCGCAGGATTCCTAATCCTTTTCCCTGGGTTCATATACTTTTGGAGCCTTTTCATGAACGACAAACGATATTTGCGGCAAAAACAAACTAAAGATCCGGCATGA
- a CDS encoding metal ABC transporter solute-binding protein, Zn/Mn family has protein sequence MTKKFLVFILGLILVLSGCSDDKPEENSSNKTTVYTTVYPLQYFTERIGGDALEVETIYPPGSDEHTFEPSQKDMMKLADSDLFIFIGLGLEGFVEKAKETLKNEKVKMVAAGENIEFVHSDENHDPAHEAEEHADEAEHEEEHADEHGAESEDGHEHEGESEEGHDHEGESEEGHDHSHGDIDPHVWLDPLYSKELAESIKDALVEQMPQQKEQFEQNYLELAQELDLLHNDFEQTVQNAEHKEFIVSHAAYGYWEERYGLDQISVSGLNSSSEPTQKELQKIIAEAKEHDLKYVFFEQNVSSRLTEILQKEIGAEPLMLHNLSVLTEENISENQTYFTLMEDNLDSLKKALNE, from the coding sequence ATGACAAAGAAATTTTTAGTATTTATTTTAGGCCTAATCTTAGTTCTATCAGGCTGCTCAGACGATAAGCCAGAAGAAAACAGCAGCAATAAAACTACGGTTTATACAACGGTATACCCGCTTCAATATTTTACTGAACGAATCGGAGGGGATGCGTTAGAAGTTGAAACCATCTATCCTCCCGGGTCGGATGAACATACTTTTGAACCATCACAAAAAGATATGATGAAGCTGGCTGATTCAGATCTTTTTATTTTTATAGGACTCGGTCTTGAAGGCTTTGTGGAAAAAGCAAAAGAAACATTGAAAAATGAGAAAGTTAAAATGGTGGCCGCAGGAGAAAATATTGAGTTTGTTCACTCAGATGAAAATCATGATCCTGCGCATGAAGCCGAAGAACATGCTGATGAAGCTGAACATGAAGAAGAACATGCTGATGAGCACGGAGCTGAATCTGAAGATGGCCATGAACATGAAGGAGAATCTGAAGAAGGTCATGATCATGAAGGAGAATCTGAAGAAGGTCATGATCATAGCCATGGAGATATCGACCCCCATGTTTGGCTGGATCCTTTATACTCCAAGGAATTGGCTGAATCAATTAAAGATGCTTTAGTTGAGCAGATGCCTCAACAGAAAGAGCAGTTTGAACAGAATTATCTGGAGCTTGCCCAGGAGCTGGATCTTCTCCATAATGACTTTGAGCAGACAGTTCAAAATGCTGAGCATAAGGAATTCATTGTTTCACACGCAGCATATGGATATTGGGAAGAACGATATGGTTTAGATCAAATCAGTGTATCGGGTTTAAATTCTTCCAGCGAGCCTACTCAGAAAGAACTGCAGAAAATCATTGCGGAAGCCAAAGAACATGACTTGAAATATGTCTTTTTTGAACAGAATGTCAGCTCAAGACTGACTGAAATTCTGCAAAAAGAAATCGGTGCAGAACCTTTAATGCTTCATAATTTATCGGTCCTTACAGAAGAAAATATATCAGAAAATCAAACTTATTTTACACTTATGGAAGATAATCTGGATTCATTGAAAAAAGCGCTGAACGAATAA
- the yidD gene encoding membrane protein insertion efficiency factor YidD yields MLKKIMISIFRFYQIAISPLKPPTCRFYPTCSHYGLESVKRFGALKGGWLTIKRILKCHPFHPGGVDLVPEEWPKKKKN; encoded by the coding sequence ATGTTAAAAAAAATAATGATTTCGATATTTCGTTTCTATCAAATTGCGATTTCACCGCTAAAGCCTCCAACATGCCGTTTTTATCCGACATGTTCCCATTATGGGCTGGAGTCTGTTAAGCGATTTGGCGCCTTAAAGGGCGGCTGGCTGACTATAAAACGGATCCTTAAATGTCATCCCTTTCATCCAGGCGGTGTTGACCTTGTTCCGGAGGAATGGCCCAAAAAGAAAAAGAATTAA
- a CDS encoding S-ribosylhomocysteine lyase, with protein sequence MPSVESFELDHNAVKAPYVRHCGVHKVGSDGLVNKFDIRFCQPNKQAMKQDVIHTLEHLLAFNIRTHAENYDHFDIIDISPMGCQTGYYLVVSGEPSVEEIIDLLEATMQDAVEITEIPAANEKQCGQAKLHDLEGAKRLMRFWLDQSKDDLKQVFA encoded by the coding sequence ATGCCTTCAGTAGAAAGTTTCGAGTTGGATCACAATGCTGTTAAAGCTCCATACGTGAGGCACTGCGGTGTCCATAAAGTGGGAAGTGACGGTTTAGTTAACAAGTTTGATATCCGTTTCTGTCAGCCAAATAAGCAGGCGATGAAGCAGGATGTCATTCATACACTTGAGCATCTGCTCGCTTTTAATATCCGTACGCATGCAGAGAATTATGATCATTTTGATATTATTGATATTTCCCCGATGGGATGCCAGACAGGCTATTATTTAGTCGTTAGCGGAGAGCCGTCAGTTGAAGAAATAATCGATCTGCTTGAAGCTACAATGCAAGATGCGGTTGAAATAACCGAGATTCCTGCTGCAAATGAGAAGCAATGCGGACAGGCAAAGCTTCATGACCTTGAAGGCGCAAAACGTCTTATGAGATTCTGGCTGGATCAATCGAAGGATGATTTGAAACAGGTTTTTGCATAA